One Ardenticatenales bacterium genomic region harbors:
- a CDS encoding ABC transporter permease, translating to MTTYIIRRLLILPLILCGVTVLIFLMLQILGPVERSALYVRDIPKTEGQVDAIIKRYGLDDPLPVQYWNWMTGRIDPETGERVGGVLRGDLGYSRTGREPVVDLLKRRLPATVELAVWSFLPVIGVGVWLGIISALNHNKLIDQISRVLAILGWSFPTFVFGLLMILIFYAKLDWFPPGRLSSAFAQEVMTGDFRQFTGMMTFDALLNLRFDIFVDALRHLVMPVVTLSVVISALLLKVTRSSMLESLRQDYVTTARAKGLRENVVINRHVRRNALIPVVTVAGTTVAGLMNGAIVVETIFNYPGIGSAAAAAALSLDVFTMLGYALFTAALFVFANLVVDVLYGVLDPRVRLS from the coding sequence ATGACAACTTACATCATCCGTCGGCTTCTCATCCTCCCCTTGATTCTGTGCGGCGTGACCGTGCTTATCTTTCTCATGTTGCAGATTTTGGGACCTGTGGAACGCTCGGCGCTATATGTGCGCGATATTCCCAAGACGGAAGGACAGGTGGACGCCATCATTAAGCGTTATGGCCTGGATGACCCGCTGCCCGTGCAGTATTGGAACTGGATGACGGGTCGCATCGATCCAGAAACGGGCGAACGTGTGGGCGGCGTTCTGCGCGGAGACCTCGGGTATTCACGCACGGGCCGCGAACCGGTGGTGGACCTGTTGAAACGCCGTTTGCCGGCTACTGTTGAACTGGCTGTCTGGAGTTTCCTTCCCGTTATTGGCGTCGGAGTATGGTTGGGCATTATCTCCGCATTGAATCACAACAAATTGATAGATCAGATATCACGGGTTTTGGCTATTCTGGGCTGGTCGTTTCCCACGTTTGTGTTTGGCCTGTTAATGATCCTCATCTTCTACGCCAAGTTGGATTGGTTCCCGCCGGGACGCCTGTCCAGTGCCTTCGCGCAGGAAGTGATGACGGGTGATTTTCGCCAGTTCACGGGCATGATGACGTTTGACGCCCTGCTAAATCTGCGCTTCGATATCTTTGTTGATGCGTTGAGACATCTGGTTATGCCGGTCGTGACGCTTTCCGTGGTTATTTCCGCGCTGTTGCTGAAGGTAACGCGCTCCTCCATGTTGGAGTCGCTGCGGCAGGATTATGTGACGACGGCGCGGGCAAAGGGCTTGCGCGAGAATGTGGTGATCAATCGGCACGTGCGGCGTAATGCACTGATTCCGGTGGTGACAGTTGCCGGCACAACCGTGGCCGGCTTAATGAATGGCGCCATCGTCGTTGAAACTATTTTCAACTATCCGGGCATCGGCTCCGCCGCCGCCGCCGCCGCCCTCAGTCTGGACGTTTTCACCATGCTTGGCTATGCCCTGTTCACGGCAGCCTTGTTCGTATTTGCCAATCTGGTTGTAGACGTTCTCTACGGCGTCCTGGATCCGCGGGTCCGCTTGAGTTAG
- a CDS encoding ABC transporter ATP-binding protein — MTHVLEVRNLETRFITEEGIVHAVNGISFTLDEGESMGIVGESGSGKSVSMLSIMRLIPIPPGRITAGEVILNGRNVLNLSNEEMTRVRGREVAMVFQDPMTSLNPVLTVGMQMTEALIRHLDLSQEQANKRATELLSLVGIPNAADRLKDYPHQFSGGQRQRIGIAMALSCSPDLLIADEPTTALDVTIQAQIADLVTRLKEQLGMAIIWITHDLGVVAGLVEKVAVMYGGFLVETAPVRDLYEKPSHPYTLGLLESLPKVTAAQRKRLVPIEGLPPDLMQEATSCPFAPRCRYAIDRCWEENPSLRAVTPKHLSACWRAQEVYDGLRIALTVGEKA; from the coding sequence ATGACTCATGTACTTGAGGTTCGCAATCTGGAAACCCGATTCATCACAGAAGAAGGGATTGTCCACGCGGTAAATGGTATTTCCTTTACGCTTGACGAAGGGGAGTCCATGGGCATCGTCGGGGAGAGTGGATCGGGCAAGTCAGTCAGTATGTTGTCCATTATGCGGCTCATTCCCATTCCCCCTGGCCGCATCACCGCGGGCGAAGTCATTCTAAACGGACGCAACGTACTCAACCTCTCCAACGAGGAAATGACGCGCGTGCGCGGGCGTGAAGTCGCCATGGTTTTTCAAGACCCCATGACCTCGCTCAATCCGGTGCTAACCGTTGGCATGCAAATGACGGAGGCGCTCATACGCCACCTGGATCTCTCCCAGGAGCAGGCGAACAAGCGCGCCACGGAGTTGCTTTCCCTGGTAGGCATCCCCAACGCCGCGGATCGCCTCAAAGATTATCCACACCAGTTTTCCGGCGGGCAGCGGCAACGTATCGGCATTGCCATGGCCCTCTCTTGCAGCCCAGACCTCCTCATTGCCGATGAGCCAACGACCGCCCTGGACGTGACTATCCAGGCGCAAATCGCCGATCTTGTCACGCGACTGAAGGAACAGTTGGGCATGGCCATCATCTGGATCACCCACGATCTGGGCGTGGTGGCCGGGCTGGTGGAAAAGGTGGCCGTTATGTACGGCGGGTTCCTGGTGGAAACGGCTCCCGTGCGTGATCTGTACGAGAAACCGAGCCACCCTTACACCCTGGGCTTGCTGGAGTCGCTCCCCAAAGTCACGGCAGCGCAAAGAAAGCGACTGGTCCCCATTGAAGGATTGCCGCCCGACCTGATGCAAGAGGCAACGTCTTGCCCCTTTGCTCCCCGCTGCCGTTACGCCATTGACCGCTGCTGGGAAGAAAACCCCTCGTTGCGCGCCGTCACGCCAAAGCATTTGTCGGCCTGCTGGCGCGCGCAGGAAGTGTACGACGGGCTGCGCATTGCTCTGACGGTAGGAGAAAAAGCATGA
- a CDS encoding dipeptide ABC transporter ATP-binding protein translates to MNQELPSAAPAAAGDDVLIQVRDLKMHFPIRRGVLRRQVGAVQAVDGVTFEIKRGETLGLVGESGCGKSTAGRAILQLLKPTAGKVYWEGKDLTSMRHEELRQLRRHMQMIFQDPYSSLNPRMTVGNIIGEPLQIQNMGNSGERKERVKELLRLVGMNPYFIQRYPHEFSGGQRQRIGIARALSTNPSFIVADEPISALDVSIQAQVVNLLDDLKADLGLTYLFIAHDLSMVRYISDRVAVMYLGRIVEMGERDTVYDHPLHPYTQALLSAIPVPDPAEEAQRKRIILEGDVPNPANPPQACRFHTRCHYATDICRQQDPEFRNMGTDAHPHRVACHHAEKFL, encoded by the coding sequence ATGAACCAAGAATTGCCAAGTGCCGCGCCCGCAGCGGCAGGCGACGACGTCCTGATCCAGGTTCGTGACCTGAAGATGCACTTTCCTATCCGTCGCGGCGTCTTGCGCCGCCAGGTGGGCGCGGTGCAGGCCGTTGATGGCGTCACGTTTGAAATCAAGCGGGGCGAAACATTGGGCCTGGTGGGGGAAAGCGGCTGTGGCAAGTCTACAGCCGGGCGGGCCATATTGCAGCTTCTAAAACCAACGGCGGGCAAGGTCTATTGGGAAGGGAAGGACCTGACCTCGATGCGGCATGAGGAACTGCGTCAACTGCGCCGGCATATGCAGATGATTTTCCAGGACCCCTATTCCTCGCTGAATCCGCGCATGACGGTGGGAAACATTATTGGCGAACCGCTGCAAATCCAAAATATGGGGAATAGCGGTGAACGCAAAGAACGGGTGAAGGAACTGCTGCGATTGGTAGGGATGAACCCGTATTTCATTCAGCGGTATCCACACGAGTTTTCCGGCGGGCAGCGGCAGCGCATCGGCATCGCGCGGGCGCTGTCCACAAATCCGTCATTCATCGTTGCCGATGAGCCGATTTCCGCGCTGGATGTCTCGATTCAGGCGCAGGTGGTCAATCTCCTTGATGATTTGAAGGCGGACCTGGGGCTGACGTATCTTTTTATTGCTCACGACCTGTCGATGGTGCGCTACATCAGCGACCGGGTGGCGGTGATGTATCTGGGCCGTATCGTGGAGATGGGTGAGCGAGATACCGTGTATGATCATCCGCTGCATCCCTATACACAGGCTTTGCTTTCAGCCATTCCGGTACCTGATCCGGCGGAGGAGGCGCAGCGGAAGCGAATCATTCTGGAGGGTGATGTGCCTAATCCGGCCAATCCACCCCAGGCGTGCCGTTTCCACACACGCTGCCACTATGCGACGGATATATGCCGGCAACAAGACCCCGAATTCCGCAATATGGGCACAGACGCCCATCCTCACCGCGTCGCCTGCCACCACGCCGAGAAATTTCTCTGA
- a CDS encoding ABC transporter substrate-binding protein: protein MLQKRKIGLLLILAAILTVLVVACQPQVVEKEVTRVVTEQIEVAGEQVEVTRVVVETQTVVETVEVPSGQEDSSMGPADMMAPDPTTYTQIVFGDLDTMDPNLAYDTASGGLLRNVMEPLIYYNYTDPNSFIPLLALEVPSEENGGISADGLTYTFNIRSGVTFHNGNDLTASDAAYTFQRGLLQSDPDGPQWLMLEPILGYSSGDVTEEIGDGAYAGDPGGLLANATAEELTAVCTKVQAAIVADDDAGTLTINLAQPWGPFLATIAQSWGSVMDKEWAMENGAWDGSCDTWQNYYAPGSAEDELSTIINGTGPYMLDSWTPGEGWVLVANPNYWRAEGDAMWEGGPSGTPAIKTIVNQIVTEWGTRFAILQAGDAEYVDVPVANRPQADAFVGEFCDYATMSCTPNADNPNGPLRKWGGLPTPSRTDVFMTFNIPPDSPYIGSGQLDGNGIPPDFFTDIHVRRAMNYCFDYDTYISEALNGEGVRNNGPIILGMLGYNPDGEMYPYDLDQCAAELEQAWDGVLPEVGFRFQMAFNTGNTTRQTAAEILQASLASINSNYQIDIVGLPWPTFLRSFRASQVPMLASGWIEDIHDPHNWVQPFTVGTYAFRQQMPEDLRQQFLAYVNAGVATSVPAERAQIYYDLQKLFHDEAPQITLAQVAGVRYEQRWVHDWFFLSGQSLDYPYYYALSLAQ from the coding sequence ATGTTGCAGAAAAGAAAGATTGGCCTGTTGTTAATCCTGGCCGCGATTCTCACTGTCCTTGTGGTTGCCTGCCAGCCACAAGTAGTGGAAAAAGAAGTCACGCGCGTGGTTACGGAACAGATCGAAGTAGCCGGCGAACAGGTGGAAGTTACGCGCGTCGTCGTGGAAACGCAAACAGTCGTGGAAACCGTGGAAGTGCCGTCCGGCCAGGAAGATAGCAGCATGGGACCGGCCGACATGATGGCCCCAGACCCAACCACATATACCCAGATCGTCTTCGGCGACCTGGATACGATGGACCCCAACCTGGCGTATGACACGGCGAGCGGCGGTCTGCTGCGTAACGTCATGGAACCGTTGATTTACTACAATTATACGGATCCTAACAGCTTCATTCCCCTGTTGGCGCTCGAGGTTCCATCGGAAGAAAATGGCGGCATCTCCGCCGATGGTCTCACCTATACGTTCAACATCCGTTCAGGCGTCACCTTCCATAATGGTAATGACCTGACCGCCAGCGACGCGGCCTACACGTTCCAGCGCGGGCTGCTGCAATCCGACCCCGATGGTCCGCAGTGGCTGATGCTGGAACCCATTCTGGGCTACTCCTCTGGCGACGTGACCGAAGAGATCGGTGACGGCGCATACGCCGGCGACCCTGGAGGTCTGCTGGCGAATGCAACGGCGGAAGAGTTGACGGCTGTTTGTACCAAGGTGCAGGCAGCGATTGTGGCCGACGACGATGCCGGCACGCTCACCATCAACCTCGCCCAACCCTGGGGACCCTTCCTCGCTACCATCGCCCAATCCTGGGGTTCCGTCATGGACAAAGAATGGGCCATGGAAAACGGCGCCTGGGATGGTAGCTGCGACACCTGGCAGAACTACTACGCTCCCGGTTCCGCCGAAGACGAACTCTCCACCATCATCAACGGCACCGGCCCCTACATGCTCGATAGCTGGACCCCCGGCGAGGGCTGGGTCCTGGTGGCCAACCCCAACTACTGGCGCGCCGAGGGCGATGCCATGTGGGAGGGCGGCCCCTCCGGCACACCCGCCATCAAGACCATCGTCAACCAGATCGTCACCGAATGGGGCACGCGCTTTGCCATCCTGCAAGCGGGCGACGCTGAATACGTAGACGTCCCCGTCGCCAACCGTCCCCAGGCAGACGCCTTTGTCGGCGAATTCTGCGACTACGCAACCATGTCCTGCACCCCCAACGCCGACAACCCCAACGGGCCGCTGCGCAAATGGGGCGGCCTGCCCACTCCCTCCCGCACCGACGTCTTCATGACCTTCAACATTCCGCCCGACTCCCCGTACATCGGCAGTGGTCAACTGGACGGCAACGGCATCCCGCCGGACTTCTTCACCGACATCCACGTTCGTCGCGCCATGAACTACTGCTTCGACTACGACACCTACATCTCTGAAGCATTGAACGGCGAAGGCGTACGCAACAACGGCCCCATCATCCTGGGCATGTTAGGCTACAACCCTGACGGCGAGATGTACCCCTACGACCTCGACCAATGCGCAGCGGAACTGGAACAAGCCTGGGACGGCGTCCTGCCCGAAGTTGGCTTCCGCTTCCAAATGGCCTTCAACACCGGCAATACCACCCGCCAAACGGCAGCAGAAATCCTGCAAGCTAGCCTGGCGTCCATCAATTCCAACTACCAGATTGACATCGTTGGTCTGCCCTGGCCTACCTTCCTCCGCTCCTTCCGCGCTTCGCAGGTTCCCATGCTCGCCAGCGGCTGGATCGAAGACATCCACGACCCGCACAACTGGGTGCAGCCGTTCACGGTTGGCACGTATGCCTTCCGTCAGCAGATGCCCGAAGACCTGCGTCAGCAGTTCCTGGCATATGTCAACGCCGGCGTAGCCACCTCGGTGCCCGCGGAACGGGCGCAGATCTACTACGATCTGCAAAAACTGTTCCACGATGAGGCCCCGCAAATCACCCTGGCTCAGGTTGCGGGCGTGCGGTATGAGCAGCGTTGGGTACATGACTGGTTCTTCCTCAGCGGCCAGTCGCTCGACTACCCCTACTACTACGCGCTCAGTCTGGCCCAATAA